In Deefgea piscis, the genomic window TGAGGACGAAGGGTTTAATCTACATGGCAAGGTCGATGCCTTAAGGGTGGAACCAAACTCACTTCGCCTCATGTGGTAGTAGCTAACCACCACGGAGAGAAAGATACAAGGGTGGAATAAGCGTAGCGCATTCCACCATATTGTGGGATGCGCTACGCGTAGATATGTTGCGAATCGGTGGAATGCGCTTTGCTTATTCCACCCTACGATGCCAAAAGCATCTCCCCACATCCATCACCACCACGCACTCAAGCGATACAAGTTACGCCGGTTCTTCCCATGTGCTGATGGTGTTGCCGTGTTCGTCCATGATGGCGCGTAGCGCTACGCCGTAGGCTTTAAAGCCTAAGCGGGCATCGTGTTCGCGGTAATTGAGGCTGTCGTGTTGGTGGCCGTGAAAGCTTTTTTGAATTCCCATCGATTGCCCGAGTCGATCGAGCACCGAAAAGCCCCAAGGATGGCAGCTTGGAGCTTCATGCGTAACCATTATGTCGGCTTTTTCATGCGCTAGCGCTTGGTAATCGGCATAAAAAATACTGCTGCGTTGTTTGCGTGGCAGGCCACCACGCCATTGATTGGCTTTGCCACAGTGCTGCAGATAATGCGCTGGGCTGGCGTAGACCGGATTATTGGGTGGCATCCAGATGTGACCGCGAAAAATCCCACCTAGTCCAGCGATACGCACACCGGCGATTTCAACTACACGGCCGTGTAAATTGCGCTCGCTCATGCCCGAATCCCACAAATTGCAATAGTCGCGCGTGCCGTCGGTATCGTGATTGCCATGGATAAACCATACCTCGGTTAAGTCAATGATTTCGGCCAATACCGTTTCGAGTGGCTGTGGCGCTTGTAGATCGCCGAGCAGCACAATGGCATCCGGACGATGCTGTTGCACCGCCGAAATAACATGCCCAAATTGGCCGTGGACGTCACCACAGAAAAAAATCATTCACTTCTCGCCTATTTCAATACGCTACAGATGGATGAACCCTGCTGCAAAAGTGGCTTTGGGCTTACCAACAGAGTTTGGCAAATCCAACGTCAACAGACCCTAGATTAAAGCATACTGGGTACTTCGCGCTAGCCATTCAGCAAGCGTGTTTGACGTGCATGCGGCAGCAGCGTAGTCTAACGACCCCCTTACAGGCCAACCACGCTCCATTATGACTTATTCAGCCTGCGGCATCGATTTTGGTACTTCTAATTCAACGGCGGGCATTGTGCGCCCCAGCGGTGCGATTTTATTGCCGCTCGAAGCCGACAAGCTCACGCTGCCATCGGCGGTATTCTTTAATTTGGAAGAAGACCGCTGGACTTATGGCCGTGCGGCGTTGGGCGAGTATTTAGAAGGCTACGAAGGCCGCTTAATGCGCTCGATGAAGAGCTTATTAGGTAGCAGCCTAATGGATGCGGGCACTGAAATTGGTGGCCAGCATTTATCATTTAAAAATCTGATTGGTCAATTAATCGGCGAAGTGAAAACCCGCGCCGAGCAATCGGCCGGCCAATCATTTGACGCCGTGGTGCTGGGCCGCCCAGTGCGCTTTGTGGACGACAATGATGCGGCAGATGCCGAGGCCGAAGCCACATTGGGCGAAATCGCCCGTGGTTTGGGCTTTAAAGAAGTCAGCTTTCAATTTGAACCGATTGCCGCTGCGCATGATTACGAGCAGCGGATCGAGCGCGAAGAGCTGGTGCTGGTGATTGATATTGGCGGGGGTACTTCCGATTTCTCCTTGGTGCGTCTATCGCCAGAACGACGGGGTATTGCCGACCGATCAGCAGATTTATTAGCTAGTGGAGGGGTACATATCGGGGGTACTGATTTTGATAAACGCCTCTCGCTCGCCTGCGTCATGCCTGAGCTGGGCATGGGCTCACGATTGAGTAATAACGCCGAATTACCCAATAGCGTGTTTTTCCATTTGGCCACTTGGCATACGATTAACTTTGCCTATACCCGCAAGATGTGGCGTGGCTTTCAAGATGTTTCACCCGAAGTGGTCGACAATGTGCGCTTTGAGCGCCTACTGAATGTGATTCGTAGCCAAGCGGGCCATCATTTGGCGATGCGCGTTGAAGAAGCCAAAATTGCGCTGTCCGAGCAGCCCAATTTTGCTTTGGATTTAGTCGAAGCCGAAAAAGGCTTGATGGCGCAGATCGAGCGCAGCCAATTCGAGCAAGCGATTGCGCAAGAAACCGCCCGAATTTGTGCAGCAGCCCAAGCCACATTGGATATGGCCGGCATCAATGCCAGCCAAGTCGATACCTTATTTTTTACTGGCGGCTCATCTGCCGTACCGGCGCTACGTGCCGCCTTAGCTGAGCAATTCCCTGCGGCCCAAGCGGTTGAGGGTGATCACTTTGGTAGCGTAGGCTGCGGCCTCGCCGTTGTTGCGCAACAGCGCTACGGCTAAGAGACAGGGATTAGGGAGTTGGGATTGGGGAGTAAATTCTAAACCCATTCCCCATTCCCCATTCCTACTCCCCAATCCCCAATCCCCAATCCCCAATCCCCAATCCCCAATCCCCAATCCCCAATCCCCAATCCCCAATCAAAGCCCATCGAGCAGATAACATTGGTATTTTTTTTCCAGCGCAGTTAAACTGCGCCCCTGATCGCGCCCTACCAATCGGCGCGTTGCTTGCCTCATCGAAAACCTTCGACACGCAAGCCACCCATCCAACACACCCCACCTGCCCTAGATTGGTGTCGCTCCTTGCGACAGGCCGCAGCAGGAATAATGAATGTCTGAACTTAATTTTGCTAGCCTTGGGCTAGCCGAACCACTTTTGCGTGCCGTTGCCGATACGGGCTACACCACACCAACACCGATTCAAGCCCAAGCCATTCCATTGGTGGTACAAGGCGGCGATTTACTCGCTGCAGCGCAAACGGGCACCGGTAAAACCGCCGGTTTTACTTTGCCAATTTTGCAATTATTGCTAGCCAAAGAACCACTCGAAGCCAAAGGTCGTCCGCGTGTTTTGATTTTAACCCCGACGCGTGAACTTGCCGCTCAGGTGGAAGAATCAGTTCAAACGTATTCGAAATACGTCAAAATCACTTCAATGGTGGTGTTTGGTGGCGTAAATATTCGTCCACAACAAGCGCGCTTACGCTCGCCGATTGATATTTTGGTGGCGACACCGGGCCGCTTGCTCGATTTGGTTAATCAACGCTCGGTTGATTTGTCTGGCATTGAAATCTTGGTGCTCGATGAAGCCGATCGTATGCTCGATATGGGCTTCATTCACGACATTAAAAAATTAATGGCGATTTTCCCCAAAGAGCGTCAAACCTTGCTGTTCTCCGCAACGTTCTCTGATGAAATCAAAGAACTCGCCGACAAGCTACTCAAAAACCCAGGTCTGGTTGAAGTAGCGCGCCGTAATACCACTAATGAATTAATTAGCCAGCGTGTGCATTTGGTTGACCGCGATAAAAAATTGCCTTTGTTGACGCAATTAATCAAAGACGGCAATTGGCATCAAGTTTTAGTGTTTATGCGCACCAAACATGCGTGTAATAAAGTGGCCGAAAAACTCAATGCGGCCGGCATTTCGGCGATGGCGATTCATGGCAATAAGAGCCAAAACGCCCGTACCGCCGCACTGGCGCAATTTAAATCTGGCGAATTGCAAGTATTGGTTGCCACCGATATTGCCGCGCGCGGTTTAGATATCGAAGAATTGCCACACGTAGTGAATTTTGAATTGCCCAACGTGGCCGAAGATTACGTACATCGGATTGGCCGTACTGGCCGCGCCGGTTGTACTGGTGAAGCGGTGTCGTTGGTATGTGTTGACGAGTTGAAACTACTCGCCGAAATCGAGCGCATTACTAAGCAAGACATTCCAAAATTCTGCTTGGAAGGCTTTGAAGCCGATTTACGCGTGAAGCCAGAACCGATTGTTCGTGGTGGCTTAGGTCGTGATCGCCCTCCTCGCGATCCAAACCGCAATCCACGTGCTCCGCGTGGCCCAGCTGCTGCCGGTGGCGCACGCTTAAATGGCGCACGCAGCAAAGCGTTAGCAGAAACGGCTGCGGCACAAACCGCCGCCAAAAACGAAGCGCGCGCTGAGCGTCGCCCTCGTGCTGACCGTGCTGAAGGCGAAGCTGAACAACGTCGTCCGCGTACCGATGGCGAGCATCGCCGTCCACACGCAGAAGGCGCTGCGGATAGCCGTCGTCCACGTGGTGCTACTGATACGCGCCGTCCACGTCCTGATGCATTGGGTGCTGCTGATACGCGTCGCCCACGTGATGGCGCGCCACGCAATAGCAATCCACGCAATGCACCGCGTCACGATTCAGTATTGGGCGCTGCGCCTGCACCACGTCGCGAGCGTATTAATTACGACGAACAGCAACCAATGAGCAATGCTAATACTTTGCCCGGCGAATTGATGCGCAGTGGTCGTAGTGGCCAAGGCCAAACGCGGGGCTACCAAGGTGGCGGCCGTAATGGTGGCCCGGGCGTAGCTCGTAATGCCAGTGATGGCTTTGGTGCGCCACGTGGCGATCGTCCACAAAGCCGTGGTCCACGCTCAAGCAGTCCTACTGCCGCGCTACTTGGCGGCAGCGGTAATAAACGTCGCGGCGATTAAGTCCGACAGACAGTCCATCAGCCCATGGTTCGCCATGGGCTTTTTTATGCTCAAAAAATAAACTCCCGTGCAACAACGCCAAAAAAATAACAAACTGCAACAGCTAAAAACAATCAATAAAATGACGGCCGTAAGATAAACTGACAATAAAGCTGACTAAATCGATCAACTTCGCAACTGCAATTAAGCCTGATTCAATCTATATACAAGGTCTGTACTGACCGTGACGAGTGCCAAGAATGAGCCCCGAACAAGCTAAAAAAACCATGCATGACTTACTGCGGATGATGATTCAACACAAAGCATCCGATTTGTTTATTGCCGATGATTTTCCGCCAGCCATGAAGATCAACGGCCGAATGACGCCGATTGGGGCACAAAAACTCAATGCCGCAGCCACGCAAGCGCTGGCTTTGGCCATTATGCGAGCCGATCAACAAACCGAGTTTGCTAAAGAATTTGAATGCAATTTTGCCATTAACCCCGAAGGCATCGGCCGCTTTCGGGTTAATGTCTTTATGCAGCAAGAAAAGGTCGGCATGGTGCTGCGAACCATCACCAGCAAGATTCCTAATTTTGATGAATTAGGACTGCCCAAAGTATTAAAAGAAGTGATGATGAGTAAGCGCGGTTTAGTGCTATTGGTTGGCGGCACCGGCTCGGGTAAATCAACGACGATGGCGGCGATGATTGATTACCGCAATGAAAACAGCCACGGCCACATCATTACCATCGAAGACCCAATCGAGTATGTGCATAAAAATAAAAACTGCTTGGTGACGCACCGTGAAGTGGGGCGTGATACCAAAAACTGGTTTGCTGCGCTCAAAAACACGCTGCGCCAAGCGCCAGATGTGATTTTAATTGGCGAAATTCGCGACCGAGAAACCATGGAATACGCCATGGCGTTTGCTGAAACCGGCCATCTTTGCATGGGCACTTTGCACGCCAATAGTTCCAATCAAGCTTTGGAGCGAATTGTTAATTTCTTCCCTGAAGAGCGCCACCCGCAGCTGTATATGGATTTATCGCTCAATATGCGCGGTATTATTTCGCAGCGCTTGGTAGCCACTCCCGATGGCAAAGGGCGTAGCGCCGCAATTGAAATCTTGCTCAATACGCCGCTGGTAGCCGATATGATTTTTAAAGGTGACGTGGGCGGCGTTAAAACTGCAATGGCCAAGTCCAAAGAACTGGGAATGCAAACCTTTGATATGGCGCTGTTTGAACTGTATGAGGCGGGCAAAATCAGTATGGAAGAGGCGCTCAAAAACGCTGATTCACTCAATGAGCTGCGCTTAAATATTAAGCTCAACAGCTTGCATCATCGTAAAGAAGAGCATCACAGCGGGCTTGAGCATCTCACGCTTGAAGCACAGCAAGAGCCCGAAGAAGAGGCAGAGGCTACCGAAAGCACCAACTAAAGCGAGCCGTGCGCCAATAAGACCATGGTTTGCGTCGTAAAATATTGCCCGCGAATACATAAATCGGCCTGTGGCAGGCCTTCATTCACAAAGCCCAACTGCTGATACAGCGCTTGGGCTTTGTTGTTATCCACGCGCACATTGAGTTCGATACGAAGAAATCCTTGCTGCCATGCTTTAGCCAGCGCAGCCAGCATCAAAGCTCGCCCCAACCCCAAGCCTTGCGCCTGCGGCAATAAAGCCACGCTTAATACTCCAACATGGGCAGCGTCACCTTGCGGCAATATATCGCACCAACCCACGACGGCATCATCGCACAGCGCAACAAAATACACATAGTCGCGATCGACCATGTTTTGGTAATAGCGGAAGGTTTGCTCAATGGGCGGCGCTTGCAAAAAAAACAAAAAGCTTTCTTCTTTACACGCCGCATCAAACACTTGATGCAAGCCCGAGAAATGCGCGGCATTGAGCGGCAAAATGGCGTAGTTCATCGTTTAGACGCTCAACATCGCCAAGCTTTCTCCCTCTTTCGAGGCAAGGAGCACGACAGGATCAATAAACACGGCGCAGGGCCGCAAGCAATAAGAGTATGTGGCTTGACGAAGGCCGACCAACAAAGCGCCCCCGCCGAAATCAATTTAACTCACGATTAGCCACTATACACCTTCTATGTATTGCCCTCTTGCGCTTTATTTTTCGGGCGTGTAACACGATACACCGTAAAGGTGGCAATCAGCAGCAATAGTACCCACACGCTAAAACCCAGCCAGCGCCAAAAACTCCACGTGCTGCTATCGGGCTCGGCCACTTGAATATCTACCACATTGGGAAACCACGACATCATGTCAAAACGCCAGCCGTAGGAAGTCACTAAGGCGGGTTTCTTTTCAAATTCCAGCGTTTTGGCCTTGGCCTGTAAATCCGCCGAATTAAACTTAAAGTAATACGGCCAGCCCCAGCCGGTATCAATATTTTTAAACACCCGAATAATATCCGTCGCGTGATTGGTGTAAATGTAATACACATCCACCGTCGGCCCATCGCTTGGATTGGCCTTGCTAATCGGCCCATCTTTATCAGTTAATTTCACCTCAACCCCGGTAATGGTGGTGATGGTTTTTTCGGGTAAATAACAATCCAAAGCCACGGTGCCCACCAGCGCAATCAATGCCAACAGAATCAGGAGTACTTTTCTAAGTTTCAGCATTCATCACTTCCCTTAAATTGAAGATGGTATACATTTTATACCGTTATAAAATATGTAAATCACGCTCACTCGATCAATCATCCCTTGATTCAGCACGGAAGATCGCTAAATTTAGCGAGCGAAATGCTGCCGTAAATTGCACTTGGAATTCTCAGAAAATTCAGTGTAACGTATTCCCAAGTAAGTTGAGTGTCAATCAATCCTTGCACTTTTCCTAGTAATTCAAGCCCTTACCAATACCCCCATCCCCGTTTTGGTGATAATCACAGCGCAGTATGCTGAGTAACGGCTGCTATAATCTAGCGATTAAATTCTTTTAATTGGATAGTCCAATGTCAAACGCTTGCCCACAATGCACTTTGGAAAACACTTATCCAGATGGCGATAACTATGTTTGTGCTGACTGTGGCTTTGAATGGCCGATGGTCGCAGAAGTAGAAGAAAGCGATGTGCGCATCGTTAAAGATGCCAATGGCAATGTGCTACAAGACGGCGATTCTGTCGTGGTGGTGAAAGACTTAAAAGTCAAAGGCACTTCTAGCACGTTAAAAGTCGGCACTAAAATCAAAGGGATCCGCATTGTTGACGGTGACCATGAAGTCGATTGCAAAACCGATTTGGGCAGCATGATGCTCAAAGCCTGTTTTTTGAAGAAAGCCTGAGGCTAGGTGCCTGCAGGGCGGCCTATCAATCGTCAGCAGACCCTCGCAGCGATGACTGCACCATAAAAAATGCCCGCAATCGATGCGGGCATTTTTGTAGCTGCTAATTACTCTAATTACTTAATGGCAGTTATTTTTTTGATACTGCATGGCCACCAAAGGCATTGCGCATCATCGACAATAATTTCATTGCGTAATCGTCATTACCACGTGAAGCAAAACGTGCGTACAAGGCGCTCGACATTACTGGTGCAGGAATGCCCAATTCAACCGATTCCAGTACTGACCAACGGCCTTCACCTGAGTCAGGAACAAAGGCGTTTAAATCAGCCAATTCAGTGTCTTGCTGTAAAGTATCAGCGATTAAATCTAGCAACCATGAGCGAACCACAGAGCTATGACGCCAGGTTTCAGAAATCGCTGCCACATCCAAATCGAATTCTTCTTTGGCTTTGAGCATCGCAAAGCCTTCAGCAAACGCTTGCATCATGCCGTATTCGATACCGTTGTGTAGCATCTTGGTGTAGTGGCCTGAGCCTGCTGGACCAGTGTGTGTCCAACCGCGATCAGCGCCCGGCGCCAAGATTTTCATAAATGGTTCGGCCATCGCAGCTGCGTCTTTTTCGCCACCAAACATCAAGCAGTAGCCGTTTTGCAGCCCCCAAACACCACCTGAAACACCTGCATCAACAAATTTAATATTCATTGCGGCCAATTCAGCACCGTGGCGTTGGCTGTCTTTATACATGGCATTAGCACCGTCGATGATCAAATCACCCGGAGCGAGCAAGGTTTTCATTTCGTCGAATGCGGCCTCAGAGATCGCGCCGGATGGCAACATCAGCCAGACCACGCGTGGCGTTGGCAATGCGGCAATCAATTCAGGTACGCTGGCAAATGCTTTGAAGTTAGCTTCTTCTTGCGCCAGTTGGCTACGGGTGTCAGCACTGACGTCAAAGCCAAAGACCGTCGCTCCGCCTCGAGAGAGTCGACGTGCCATATTGCCGCCCATTTTACCTAAACCGATCATTGCGATATTCATGCTATTTCCTTTGTATTGATTGCCCCGCCGAATACTTAAATTCGAAGCGTAAATCATGCAGTTTTATCGGGATATTCTCTACCACCGAAGCACTAGGCATGCTTTTTTTTGATTTGTATTAAAGTTTCATGAGAGCGTAACGCCTAAGCTAGGCGCAAATTCTCACGTTGGGTTACGCTATTATGCCTTCTTTAGCACCACATTTGCCGCAATTAATTTGCCCTGCTGGTAGTTTACCAGCCCTAAAAGCAGCAGTTCAGTCTGGTGCTGATGCGGTTTATCTTGGTTTTAAGAATGCGACCAATGCCCGCAATTTCGCTGGGCTTAATTTTACCGACTCACAGCTTAAATCGGGTGTTGAATATGCACAATCCCAAGGTCGGGAAGTACTCATTGCCATTAACACGTACCCGCAAGCGGGTCGAACCGCTGAATGGCATGCTTCAATCGACGCCGCAGCCGACTTAGGCGCCAATGCGGTGATCTTGGCCGACTTGGGTTTACTTGAGTACGCCACCCGCCGCCACCCCCAGTTACGCCGCCATTTATCAGTGCAAGGTTCCGCCACCAATTTTGAAGCGGTGAACCTCGCATATGAACATTTTGGCATTAGCCGCGCCGTTCTGCCACGGGTTTTGACTTTGCCACAAATCGAATACGTCATTAAAAACACCCCCGTCGAAATCGAAGTGTTTGGTTTTGGTAGCTTGTGCGTAATGGCCGAAGGCCGCTGTATTTTATCGAGCTATGCAACCGGCGAATCGCCAAATACCCATGGTGTGTGTTCACCTGCAAGCCATGTGCAATGGCTACCTAAGGGCGATACCCTTGATACCCGCTTAAATGGCATTTTGATCGACCATTTTGAAAAAGACGAACCTGCCGGTTATCCAACTCTGTGTAAAGGCCGCTTTGAAGTCGGCGACGCTAGCTATTACGCGATGGAAGAGCCAACTAGCCTTAATGCATTGTCGGTATTGCCCGAGCTGATCCGCATGGGCGTGAAAGCCATTAAAGTCGAAGGCCGACAACGCAGCCCGGCTTATGTCAGCGAAGTGACCAAAACACTCCGTGCGGCGATTGATGCAGCGAGCGATCCACGCTATTCGGTCAAACCCGCGTGGCAACAGGCACTCAGTAAAGTATCGGAAGGGCATCAACAAACGCTTGGGGCGTATAGCCGACCTTGGCGCTAAGACGCACCTAATTTACAAAAGCCACGCCGCCAGCGCGGCTTTTCAGTTTTAAATTCATCGAGGAAGATCCATGCAACTCACTCTTGGCCCGCTGCTTTACTATTGGTCACGCCAAGCCACACTCGATTTTTATGCCGCTGCTGCCGATTGGGATGTGAGCACGATTTATCTGGGTGAAGTGGTTTGCGCTCGCCGCCATGAATTACGCACTAGCGATTGGTTGGCGCTCGGCCAGCAATTATGCCAAGCCGGCAAAACCGTCGTTTACAGCTCGCAAGCTTTGCTCGAATCGGGTTCGGATTTATCGTCATTACGCCGTTTTGCCAAAGAAGGCGGCTTACTCGAAGCCAATGATTTGGGCGCAGTAAAAATCGCGCGCGATTTAGCGATTCCATATATTGCTGGCCCGCATCTGAATATTTACAACGGCGCCACGCTCGACTGGCATCAAGCCGCAGGCGCCATTCGCTGGCTACCCTCGCTCGAAGCGAGTCGCGCAGCGATTGTGGCGACATTGGCAGAAGCCAAATTACCGATTGAAAC contains:
- a CDS encoding zinc ribbon domain-containing protein YjdM, translated to MSNACPQCTLENTYPDGDNYVCADCGFEWPMVAEVEESDVRIVKDANGNVLQDGDSVVVVKDLKVKGTSSTLKVGTKIKGIRIVDGDHEVDCKTDLGSMMLKACFLKKA
- a CDS encoding metallophosphoesterase family protein; this translates as MIFFCGDVHGQFGHVISAVQQHRPDAIVLLGDLQAPQPLETVLAEIIDLTEVWFIHGNHDTDGTRDYCNLWDSGMSERNLHGRVVEIAGVRIAGLGGIFRGHIWMPPNNPVYASPAHYLQHCGKANQWRGGLPRKQRSSIFYADYQALAHEKADIMVTHEAPSCHPWGFSVLDRLGQSMGIQKSFHGHQHDSLNYREHDARLGFKAYGVALRAIMDEHGNTISTWEEPA
- the gnd gene encoding phosphogluconate dehydrogenase (NAD(+)-dependent, decarboxylating); amino-acid sequence: MNIAMIGLGKMGGNMARRLSRGGATVFGFDVSADTRSQLAQEEANFKAFASVPELIAALPTPRVVWLMLPSGAISEAAFDEMKTLLAPGDLIIDGANAMYKDSQRHGAELAAMNIKFVDAGVSGGVWGLQNGYCLMFGGEKDAAAMAEPFMKILAPGADRGWTHTGPAGSGHYTKMLHNGIEYGMMQAFAEGFAMLKAKEEFDLDVAAISETWRHSSVVRSWLLDLIADTLQQDTELADLNAFVPDSGEGRWSVLESVELGIPAPVMSSALYARFASRGNDDYAMKLLSMMRNAFGGHAVSKK
- a CDS encoding DUF1523 family protein encodes the protein MLKLRKVLLILLALIALVGTVALDCYLPEKTITTITGVEVKLTDKDGPISKANPSDGPTVDVYYIYTNHATDIIRVFKNIDTGWGWPYYFKFNSADLQAKAKTLEFEKKPALVTSYGWRFDMMSWFPNVVDIQVAEPDSSTWSFWRWLGFSVWVLLLLIATFTVYRVTRPKNKAQEGNT
- a CDS encoding GNAT family N-acetyltransferase, which produces MNYAILPLNAAHFSGLHQVFDAACKEESFLFFLQAPPIEQTFRYYQNMVDRDYVYFVALCDDAVVGWCDILPQGDAAHVGVLSVALLPQAQGLGLGRALMLAALAKAWQQGFLRIELNVRVDNNKAQALYQQLGFVNEGLPQADLCIRGQYFTTQTMVLLAHGSL
- the ubiU gene encoding ubiquinone anaerobic biosynthesis protein UbiU produces the protein MPSLAPHLPQLICPAGSLPALKAAVQSGADAVYLGFKNATNARNFAGLNFTDSQLKSGVEYAQSQGREVLIAINTYPQAGRTAEWHASIDAAADLGANAVILADLGLLEYATRRHPQLRRHLSVQGSATNFEAVNLAYEHFGISRAVLPRVLTLPQIEYVIKNTPVEIEVFGFGSLCVMAEGRCILSSYATGESPNTHGVCSPASHVQWLPKGDTLDTRLNGILIDHFEKDEPAGYPTLCKGRFEVGDASYYAMEEPTSLNALSVLPELIRMGVKAIKVEGRQRSPAYVSEVTKTLRAAIDAASDPRYSVKPAWQQALSKVSEGHQQTLGAYSRPWR
- a CDS encoding DEAD/DEAH box helicase, with protein sequence MSELNFASLGLAEPLLRAVADTGYTTPTPIQAQAIPLVVQGGDLLAAAQTGTGKTAGFTLPILQLLLAKEPLEAKGRPRVLILTPTRELAAQVEESVQTYSKYVKITSMVVFGGVNIRPQQARLRSPIDILVATPGRLLDLVNQRSVDLSGIEILVLDEADRMLDMGFIHDIKKLMAIFPKERQTLLFSATFSDEIKELADKLLKNPGLVEVARRNTTNELISQRVHLVDRDKKLPLLTQLIKDGNWHQVLVFMRTKHACNKVAEKLNAAGISAMAIHGNKSQNARTAALAQFKSGELQVLVATDIAARGLDIEELPHVVNFELPNVAEDYVHRIGRTGRAGCTGEAVSLVCVDELKLLAEIERITKQDIPKFCLEGFEADLRVKPEPIVRGGLGRDRPPRDPNRNPRAPRGPAAAGGARLNGARSKALAETAAAQTAAKNEARAERRPRADRAEGEAEQRRPRTDGEHRRPHAEGAADSRRPRGATDTRRPRPDALGAADTRRPRDGAPRNSNPRNAPRHDSVLGAAPAPRRERINYDEQQPMSNANTLPGELMRSGRSGQGQTRGYQGGGRNGGPGVARNASDGFGAPRGDRPQSRGPRSSSPTAALLGGSGNKRRGD
- a CDS encoding U32 family peptidase, with product MQLTLGPLLYYWSRQATLDFYAAAADWDVSTIYLGEVVCARRHELRTSDWLALGQQLCQAGKTVVYSSQALLESGSDLSSLRRFAKEGGLLEANDLGAVKIARDLAIPYIAGPHLNIYNGATLDWHQAAGAIRWLPSLEASRAAIVATLAEAKLPIETEIFAHGRLPLAFSARCFTARHYDLSKDACEFKCIEHADGQLLKTREGQDFLRLNGIQTQSAACHALIYDLASVTNLGASHLRISPQAEFTDEIVAAYAAALAQPTSATQFDWQRINPEGLVNGYWHGQAGICMKETV
- a CDS encoding PilT/PilU family type 4a pilus ATPase, producing the protein MSPEQAKKTMHDLLRMMIQHKASDLFIADDFPPAMKINGRMTPIGAQKLNAAATQALALAIMRADQQTEFAKEFECNFAINPEGIGRFRVNVFMQQEKVGMVLRTITSKIPNFDELGLPKVLKEVMMSKRGLVLLVGGTGSGKSTTMAAMIDYRNENSHGHIITIEDPIEYVHKNKNCLVTHREVGRDTKNWFAALKNTLRQAPDVILIGEIRDRETMEYAMAFAETGHLCMGTLHANSSNQALERIVNFFPEERHPQLYMDLSLNMRGIISQRLVATPDGKGRSAAIEILLNTPLVADMIFKGDVGGVKTAMAKSKELGMQTFDMALFELYEAGKISMEEALKNADSLNELRLNIKLNSLHHRKEEHHSGLEHLTLEAQQEPEEEAEATESTN
- a CDS encoding Hsp70 family protein, coding for MTYSACGIDFGTSNSTAGIVRPSGAILLPLEADKLTLPSAVFFNLEEDRWTYGRAALGEYLEGYEGRLMRSMKSLLGSSLMDAGTEIGGQHLSFKNLIGQLIGEVKTRAEQSAGQSFDAVVLGRPVRFVDDNDAADAEAEATLGEIARGLGFKEVSFQFEPIAAAHDYEQRIEREELVLVIDIGGGTSDFSLVRLSPERRGIADRSADLLASGGVHIGGTDFDKRLSLACVMPELGMGSRLSNNAELPNSVFFHLATWHTINFAYTRKMWRGFQDVSPEVVDNVRFERLLNVIRSQAGHHLAMRVEEAKIALSEQPNFALDLVEAEKGLMAQIERSQFEQAIAQETARICAAAQATLDMAGINASQVDTLFFTGGSSAVPALRAALAEQFPAAQAVEGDHFGSVGCGLAVVAQQRYG